The following coding sequences are from one Desulfosporosinus orientis DSM 765 window:
- a CDS encoding SLC13 family permease, translating into MSPAVLALVILGIVVFFYVTEWIPIAVTTMLGCIALVWLQIAKFSVAFSGFAADTLWLVIGMVMVGAALFETGLAAAMGRSIIKFIGASEKKIILIVYPIAMLMSAFLNNTSTTATFTPIIKAISAKSQGKVSAKKLLMPLAFVATTGGMLTLVGSTPPVIVHGLMISLKIPTFGFFEWGYVGLPVCIALILYTLTIGQVLAKRMWKDEIEAEAHNEVEVVLEHVEHPKDKMWKAGLILAFCIIGFIVQPQFETNKAFTFTLGTVAITGAMLTVVLRTMTIKRLYELTDWNTFFVLAGAIGFAAGLDKSGAGKLIADTAIKYVGNSSPFIIFATFCLVGVILTQMMSNTATTAMMAPIGVFVANGMGFSPLPLLMGLATACAAAYMTPVGTPPNTIVLGPGNYKFMDYVKMGGTFQLISFIIIITIVPLIWPL; encoded by the coding sequence ATGAGTCCGGCTGTTTTAGCATTGGTTATTTTAGGCATAGTTGTTTTCTTTTATGTTACAGAATGGATTCCTATTGCAGTGACTACCATGTTAGGTTGTATTGCGTTGGTTTGGTTACAGATAGCTAAATTTAGTGTAGCCTTTTCGGGGTTTGCAGCAGATACACTCTGGTTGGTTATCGGTATGGTTATGGTCGGTGCGGCCTTGTTTGAAACTGGACTAGCTGCTGCAATGGGTCGTAGTATCATCAAATTCATTGGCGCATCAGAGAAGAAAATCATCTTAATTGTATATCCTATAGCAATGCTTATGTCCGCTTTTCTAAATAACACCTCAACCACAGCGACGTTTACTCCAATTATCAAGGCAATTTCCGCTAAATCGCAGGGAAAGGTTAGTGCTAAAAAATTACTTATGCCGCTAGCTTTCGTTGCTACTACTGGAGGTATGTTAACCCTGGTAGGTTCTACTCCGCCGGTCATCGTACACGGATTAATGATCAGCTTAAAAATTCCTACATTTGGTTTTTTTGAATGGGGTTATGTAGGCTTACCTGTCTGTATTGCACTTATTCTTTACACCTTGACGATTGGTCAAGTATTGGCTAAAAGAATGTGGAAAGACGAAATCGAGGCTGAAGCCCATAACGAGGTTGAAGTAGTCCTTGAACATGTAGAACACCCTAAAGATAAGATGTGGAAGGCCGGTTTGATTTTGGCATTTTGTATTATTGGATTTATAGTACAGCCTCAATTTGAAACTAACAAAGCATTTACCTTCACTCTAGGAACTGTTGCTATCACAGGTGCTATGTTAACTGTTGTACTCCGTACAATGACGATCAAGAGATTGTATGAATTAACGGATTGGAATACCTTTTTTGTTTTGGCTGGTGCCATTGGTTTTGCAGCAGGCCTAGACAAGAGTGGCGCAGGTAAATTAATTGCTGATACAGCTATCAAATATGTTGGGAATTCAAGTCCATTCATTATCTTTGCTACTTTCTGTTTGGTAGGGGTTATCCTAACCCAGATGATGTCAAACACTGCTACTACTGCCATGATGGCACCAATTGGTGTATTCGTTGCTAATGGAATGGGATTCAGCCCATTGCCATTATTGATGGGTCTAGCCACGGCTTGTGCTGCAGCCTATATGACTCCGGTTGGCACTCCGCCTAACACGATTGTACTAGGACCTGGCAATTACAAATTTATGGATTACGTAAAAATGGGCGGAACGTTCCAGCTGATTAGTTTTATTATCATCATTACGATTGTACCTTTGATCTGGCCTTTATAA
- a CDS encoding oxaloacetate decarboxylase subunit gamma: MSLPLVTFISGLSGVFIVMIFLQIMVNLSSKLAIALEKKNEPVQQKLNT; the protein is encoded by the coding sequence ATGTCATTACCGTTAGTTACGTTTATTTCGGGACTATCTGGGGTGTTTATAGTTATGATCTTTTTGCAGATAATGGTTAATTTGAGCTCCAAACTGGCCATTGCCTTAGAAAAGAAAAATGAGCCTGTCCAACAAAAATTAAATACTTAA
- a CDS encoding sigma-54-dependent Fis family transcriptional regulator — protein sequence MVVPENLNYTSWLTVKQMMNKNFIVIHPDDSLRTVIQHYQDSRLDTLPVVDSNDKLIGVFPKKRLYKALLDGSSLDDPCTPYIVNRPITVSCDLCYDDISMVVRTSNSMVDYVVVVDHENKPVGMIGTAEYLRGSQKVIMTSHVLLESIFKANYEGIIVIDNNGGILRINPVAEKMFGLNASEIKGLNLEYVLPDLKLFNKPNRGIKQTIQSLPVIVSQVPIEADNVKIGTKIAFVDISDLEEMARELEIVKDLQTNLDGVLNASSDGVFVSNVVGSIKYVNESGCQLVADTAEAMTGMPIKKLLSEVPVEVGKTGIAEVEVCTIKGRNCIVSHVPINKVIYNDTETVGVVSTVYLGDNKLTEEIARKWLSLRQQLQYYRDEVEKHGNSFDDLVSKNPAFMKMKNDAQRIARSSSTVLLTGESGVGKDMFAHAIHAASPRAKHPFVKVNCAAIPEPLLESELFGYTAGSFTGASRKGKIGYFTQANQGTIFLDEIGDMPLSIQAKILQVLQDKEFMQVGGVTPEKVNVRIIAATNKDLREAIKEGTFRLDLYYRLNVIQFNLPSLRERSEDIIPLAEVFMNKYNKILGSNVVGINQAAQEALLVYSWPGNIRELENCIERAANFVWEGEIGLEHLSAQIFQFNQKAYEPSSYRAVLSDVDKEMLLVALKKAKGNKSAAARLLKMSRSAFYEKLGKYNLC from the coding sequence ATGGTGGTTCCTGAAAACTTAAATTACACTTCATGGCTTACCGTCAAACAGATGATGAATAAGAATTTTATAGTTATTCATCCAGATGATTCTCTACGGACTGTAATCCAGCATTACCAGGATTCCAGGCTGGATACTCTTCCAGTCGTTGATTCTAACGATAAGTTAATTGGAGTTTTTCCTAAAAAAAGGCTATATAAGGCACTTCTAGATGGTTCTAGCTTAGATGATCCGTGTACGCCATATATAGTTAATAGGCCGATCACTGTATCATGCGATCTATGCTATGATGATATATCGATGGTAGTACGAACCAGTAATAGCATGGTTGATTATGTGGTTGTCGTTGATCATGAAAATAAGCCCGTCGGTATGATTGGAACAGCAGAATATCTTCGTGGAAGTCAGAAAGTGATTATGACATCTCACGTTTTGCTTGAGTCTATATTCAAGGCAAACTATGAAGGTATTATAGTTATCGATAACAATGGAGGAATTTTACGAATCAACCCTGTTGCTGAGAAAATGTTTGGGCTAAACGCCTCCGAAATCAAAGGTTTGAACTTGGAATATGTTCTTCCAGACCTTAAATTATTTAATAAGCCTAATCGAGGAATTAAGCAGACGATACAATCCCTGCCGGTCATCGTGAGCCAAGTACCAATTGAAGCCGATAATGTGAAAATCGGTACGAAAATTGCCTTTGTAGATATATCCGACCTGGAGGAAATGGCTCGCGAACTGGAAATAGTTAAGGACTTGCAAACCAATCTTGATGGAGTCCTTAACGCTTCCTCTGATGGTGTTTTTGTCTCGAACGTTGTAGGTTCCATAAAATATGTTAATGAAAGTGGCTGCCAGCTTGTTGCTGATACAGCAGAAGCAATGACTGGAATGCCGATCAAAAAACTATTATCAGAAGTTCCCGTTGAGGTAGGAAAAACCGGGATTGCTGAGGTTGAAGTATGCACAATTAAAGGCAGAAATTGTATCGTATCACATGTTCCAATTAACAAGGTCATCTATAATGATACTGAGACTGTTGGTGTAGTCAGTACAGTCTATCTTGGTGATAATAAACTCACAGAAGAAATCGCCCGGAAATGGCTCTCTTTAAGACAACAACTACAGTATTACCGTGATGAAGTTGAAAAGCATGGTAATAGCTTTGATGATTTGGTCTCCAAAAATCCAGCCTTTATGAAGATGAAAAATGACGCCCAGCGCATTGCGCGCAGCAGCTCAACTGTCCTTCTAACTGGCGAAAGTGGCGTAGGTAAGGATATGTTTGCCCATGCGATCCATGCCGCCAGTCCCCGAGCAAAACATCCCTTTGTAAAAGTTAATTGTGCTGCCATCCCTGAACCCCTATTAGAATCTGAACTCTTTGGCTATACTGCAGGTTCATTCACCGGAGCCTCACGTAAAGGTAAAATTGGTTATTTCACTCAGGCCAATCAAGGAACGATTTTCCTGGACGAAATCGGAGACATGCCTTTATCGATCCAGGCCAAGATATTACAGGTATTGCAGGATAAAGAATTTATGCAAGTAGGGGGAGTCACCCCCGAAAAGGTGAACGTTCGTATTATAGCAGCCACAAATAAGGATTTGCGTGAGGCGATAAAAGAGGGAACGTTTCGATTAGATCTTTACTATCGTCTAAATGTAATCCAATTTAATCTACCTTCACTCCGAGAACGTTCTGAAGACATAATACCTTTGGCCGAGGTTTTTATGAACAAATATAACAAAATATTAGGATCCAATGTTGTCGGGATAAACCAAGCCGCCCAGGAAGCCTTATTAGTTTACTCCTGGCCGGGTAACATAAGGGAACTCGAAAACTGCATCGAACGAGCCGCCAATTTTGTTTGGGAGGGCGAAATTGGCCTCGAACACCTCTCGGCTCAGATCTTTCAATTTAATCAAAAAGCCTATGAACCTTCTTCCTATCGAGCGGTGTTAAGTGATGTTGATAAAGAAATGCTTTTAGTAGCTCTAAAAAAAGCTAAAGGCAACAAAAGTGCCGCCGCCCGTCTCCTTAAAATGAGCCGATCAGCATTTTATGAAAAACTGGGCAAATATAATCTTTGTTAA
- a CDS encoding biotin--[acetyl-CoA-carboxylase] ligase, producing the protein MENASIYDETCLPHKQFKLLGKGIHFYRVLSSTNSIARQMAKSGAAEGAIVMSRSQSAGRGRMQRQWFCPPGKGLLLSMLLRPQINVQFIPQLTLLTAVVVAETIKIVTGCASGIKWPNDILINDKKVCGILAESSFSKDKVEYVIIGLGINVNLAAKHLPPDCKETSTSLSLELGHNVSRIKLLKQFIISWDEHFQGFVKAGHPYLRSKWIGNNVTLGKNVTVTKGKDSSHGVAEDLSENGGLVVRLSDGSLEEYLAEDVSLRKSL; encoded by the coding sequence ATGGAAAATGCCAGTATCTACGATGAGACTTGCTTGCCTCATAAGCAATTTAAATTACTTGGCAAGGGAATTCATTTTTATCGGGTGCTCTCTTCAACTAACAGTATTGCAAGACAAATGGCTAAATCCGGCGCTGCTGAAGGCGCTATCGTTATGAGCCGATCCCAATCCGCCGGTCGAGGCAGGATGCAACGCCAGTGGTTCTGCCCACCTGGTAAGGGACTACTGCTTTCCATGCTATTAAGACCTCAAATCAACGTGCAATTTATTCCTCAACTTACTCTTTTAACCGCAGTCGTCGTTGCCGAAACAATAAAAATAGTAACTGGCTGTGCATCCGGAATAAAATGGCCTAACGATATTTTGATTAACGATAAAAAGGTCTGCGGCATACTCGCAGAGAGTAGTTTTTCCAAAGATAAAGTCGAGTACGTAATCATAGGCTTAGGCATAAATGTAAATCTGGCTGCCAAACATCTTCCCCCTGATTGTAAGGAAACCAGCACTTCTCTATCCTTAGAACTGGGTCATAACGTTTCCCGTATTAAACTGCTTAAACAGTTTATTATAAGTTGGGACGAGCATTTCCAAGGCTTTGTAAAAGCGGGGCATCCTTATCTCCGCAGCAAGTGGATTGGGAACAACGTAACCCTAGGAAAAAACGTTACTGTTACCAAAGGAAAGGATTCATCTCATGGAGTGGCGGAAGACTTGAGTGAAAATGGTGGACTTGTAGTTCGCTTATCTGACGGATCATTGGAGGAATATCTGGCTGAGGATGTGAGTTTAAGAAAAAGCTTATAG
- a CDS encoding CoA-transferase subunit beta, protein MAEYTSSQMMAVAMARQVKDGSTIIVGTGLPLVAASLAKNSTAPNVRLCFETGMIDGGPIEVPTSVSDMRISYTASALWPQILYFGFQANAYKKGSIDIGFLGGAQIDAYGNLNSTCIGDYLHPKTRFTGSGGANGIATNCNTVIMMKHQKRRFCKKVDYLTSPGWIDGPDGRKKTGLPEVGPQAVVTELGIMRFDDKTKRMYLAEYYPGITPQYIQDNTGFEMDLSRAVEAEPPSQEILDILIKKVDPQRLMV, encoded by the coding sequence GTGGCAGAGTATACTAGTAGTCAAATGATGGCGGTAGCTATGGCGCGCCAGGTAAAGGATGGTTCTACCATTATTGTTGGGACAGGATTACCTTTGGTGGCTGCCAGTCTGGCCAAGAACAGTACTGCACCTAATGTACGTCTGTGTTTTGAAACAGGAATGATCGATGGAGGTCCTATCGAGGTACCTACTAGTGTCAGTGATATGAGAATATCTTACACTGCCTCCGCTTTATGGCCACAAATTTTATATTTTGGTTTTCAAGCCAATGCCTACAAGAAAGGGTCGATAGATATAGGATTCCTGGGTGGTGCTCAGATAGATGCATATGGTAACCTGAATTCTACCTGCATTGGTGATTATCTGCATCCTAAGACTAGGTTTACCGGTAGTGGTGGAGCCAACGGAATTGCTACAAATTGCAATACGGTCATAATGATGAAACACCAAAAACGCCGTTTTTGTAAAAAAGTAGATTATTTAACTAGTCCTGGTTGGATCGATGGACCAGATGGTCGTAAGAAGACCGGTCTGCCCGAAGTTGGACCGCAAGCTGTAGTTACGGAGCTTGGAATTATGCGTTTTGATGATAAAACTAAGCGGATGTATTTGGCTGAATACTACCCAGGAATTACCCCACAGTACATTCAAGACAATACGGGTTTTGAAATGGATTTGAGCAGAGCTGTGGAAGCAGAACCTCCAAGTCAGGAGATCTTGGATATTCTTATAAAGAAAGTCGATCCTCAGCGTTTAATGGTTTAA
- a CDS encoding 3-hydroxybutyryl-CoA dehydrogenase, which produces MKTIMVIGAGQMGGGIAQVAAQANYSVILNDIKDEFVQRGLGIIEKNLSRNVEKGKLTAEDKENILGRITKSTSLQDAAAADLVIEAAVENMAIKSQVFSQLDVICPDHTILSTNTSSLPITEIAAFTKRPDRVIGMHFMNPVPVMKLVEVIRGLATSDEVYKTIETLSTSMGKTPVEVNDAPGFVANRVLVPMLNEAICTLNEGIASVESIDNVMKLGMNHPMGPLALADLIGLDTVLSIMEVLHEGLGDKYRPCPLLRKYVKAGWLGRKAGRGFYNYPA; this is translated from the coding sequence ATGAAAACAATTATGGTTATTGGGGCTGGACAAATGGGAGGGGGAATTGCCCAAGTTGCTGCGCAGGCAAATTATTCTGTTATTTTAAATGATATTAAAGATGAATTTGTCCAAAGAGGTCTAGGTATCATTGAAAAAAACCTCAGCCGAAATGTTGAAAAAGGAAAACTTACGGCTGAAGATAAAGAGAATATTCTTGGGCGTATTACGAAATCGACCTCTCTTCAGGACGCAGCCGCTGCTGACCTAGTTATTGAAGCCGCTGTAGAAAATATGGCCATAAAATCCCAAGTGTTCTCTCAGCTAGACGTTATTTGCCCGGATCACACGATCCTTTCGACTAACACATCCTCATTACCTATTACTGAAATCGCTGCATTCACCAAACGTCCGGATCGAGTCATTGGAATGCACTTTATGAATCCTGTACCAGTTATGAAGCTTGTGGAAGTCATTCGCGGTTTGGCTACCAGCGATGAAGTCTACAAAACCATCGAAACCTTAAGCACGTCTATGGGGAAAACGCCTGTAGAAGTCAATGATGCTCCTGGGTTTGTCGCTAACCGGGTCCTCGTCCCTATGCTCAATGAAGCCATCTGTACACTAAATGAGGGCATAGCTTCGGTAGAATCCATTGATAATGTGATGAAGTTAGGCATGAATCACCCTATGGGACCCTTAGCTTTAGCGGATCTGATTGGACTGGATACGGTCTTATCCATTATGGAAGTTCTGCATGAAGGTTTAGGGGATAAATATCGTCCATGCCCATTACTCCGTAAATACGTCAAAGCAGGCTGGCTAGGCCGTAAAGCAGGTCGTGGTTTTTATAACTATCCAGCCTGA
- a CDS encoding acyl-CoA dehydrogenase family protein has protein sequence MDFALTEDQQMIQDMARNFALKEIAPFIEQDEENHFYRREILTKLGDLGLLGWSIPEEYGGNGMGWMEAVLALYEISKVHTSWRLSVSGNCWGPAMTINQYGTEEQKQKYIPGLVAGTSVGSFAITEANTGSDVASMKTFAEDKGDHWLINGSKMWISGGHTCDIGLLYAVTDKGAGAKGISCFIIDYNNTSGVTRIPIHSKVGMWPAPTSELVFENAVVPKENLLGPLNKGFQICMWMLNNTRMGCATGSAALSAACLEGSVQYANERTQFGKPIGKYQMIQAQLAEMKLEDEAAKYLVYHAAWLKDNNLPSQQATSMAKLYGCMAAVHGANMAMKIYGSYGYSTEYPCGRWLRDAKQFETLEGTSNIHMQIISGIELGYQPNR, from the coding sequence ATGGATTTTGCATTGACCGAAGATCAACAAATGATACAAGACATGGCTCGTAACTTCGCTCTAAAGGAAATTGCGCCTTTTATTGAACAGGATGAAGAAAATCACTTCTACCGTAGAGAAATACTGACTAAATTAGGCGATTTGGGCCTGTTGGGCTGGAGTATACCTGAGGAGTATGGTGGAAATGGAATGGGCTGGATGGAAGCCGTCCTAGCACTGTATGAAATATCTAAGGTTCATACTTCTTGGAGATTGAGCGTCAGCGGCAACTGTTGGGGGCCTGCTATGACGATCAATCAGTATGGAACTGAAGAGCAAAAGCAAAAGTATATCCCCGGACTGGTAGCGGGTACTTCTGTAGGTAGCTTTGCTATCACTGAAGCCAATACCGGTTCTGACGTGGCAAGTATGAAGACCTTTGCTGAAGATAAAGGGGATCACTGGTTAATCAATGGTTCTAAAATGTGGATATCCGGAGGGCATACTTGTGATATCGGTCTCCTTTATGCCGTGACTGATAAAGGTGCAGGTGCTAAAGGGATCTCCTGTTTTATCATTGACTACAATAATACCTCTGGTGTCACCAGAATTCCCATTCACTCCAAAGTAGGTATGTGGCCAGCACCAACTTCGGAATTGGTGTTTGAAAACGCAGTGGTTCCAAAGGAAAACCTCTTAGGACCGCTTAATAAAGGCTTCCAAATTTGCATGTGGATGTTAAATAATACTCGGATGGGCTGCGCTACTGGTTCTGCTGCTCTTTCAGCGGCCTGTCTGGAAGGTTCAGTTCAATATGCTAATGAGCGAACTCAGTTTGGAAAACCCATTGGCAAGTATCAAATGATCCAAGCACAACTAGCTGAAATGAAGCTGGAAGATGAAGCAGCCAAATATCTCGTTTATCACGCTGCATGGCTAAAAGATAATAATCTTCCTAGCCAGCAGGCAACTTCGATGGCAAAACTTTACGGTTGTATGGCAGCAGTTCATGGTGCCAACATGGCCATGAAAATATATGGTTCCTATGGTTATTCAACAGAATATCCTTGCGGAAGATGGCTCCGGGATGCCAAGCAGTTTGAAACTCTCGAAGGAACTTCCAACATTCATATGCAGATTATTTCGGGCATCGAACTTGGTTACCAACCTAACCGATAA
- a CDS encoding energy-coupling factor transporter transmembrane component T family protein: MYKLGQYVYQESPVHSRDPRVKLIAVIALSIMIFKVNMVGLLVVSVAALVVSLLARLPLSAVLRTVHPVLPFFSFLFLMYIFFTPGRSIPPFPIGPMQISYEGLNLGIIQVWKFLLLVVAASILTMTTTQSEITMGLERLLRPIRITGISSHDIAMLIALALRFMPTLMDEMNSVSQAQLARGANFNPRRLRGKIRVISYLAVPLAVKVFSRCDELVDAMQARGYQQGQRTYLRELVLSPSDYGLIAAILVVLIVVIV; this comes from the coding sequence ATGTATAAGCTTGGGCAATACGTTTATCAAGAATCACCTGTCCATAGCAGAGATCCTCGAGTAAAACTAATAGCGGTAATAGCTCTTAGCATAATGATTTTCAAAGTAAACATGGTGGGTCTCCTAGTTGTTAGTGTTGCGGCCCTAGTAGTCTCGTTACTTGCCCGTCTACCCCTGAGCGCAGTTTTAAGAACGGTGCACCCAGTATTGCCTTTCTTTTCCTTTCTATTTTTGATGTATATCTTCTTTACTCCTGGGCGTTCGATACCACCATTTCCTATCGGACCGATGCAGATTAGTTACGAGGGGTTAAACCTCGGGATTATACAAGTCTGGAAGTTTCTGCTACTCGTGGTGGCAGCATCAATATTGACTATGACTACCACCCAGTCTGAAATTACTATGGGGTTGGAACGACTTCTGAGGCCCATAAGGATTACGGGGATATCGTCTCATGATATTGCTATGTTGATAGCTTTAGCCTTAAGGTTTATGCCGACGCTGATGGATGAAATGAACAGCGTCAGTCAAGCTCAATTGGCACGAGGTGCTAATTTTAACCCGCGTCGCTTAAGGGGGAAAATAAGGGTTATTAGCTATCTGGCAGTGCCTTTGGCGGTGAAGGTCTTTAGTCGTTGTGATGAGCTGGTGGATGCCATGCAAGCCCGAGGTTATCAACAGGGCCAACGTACCTACCTGCGAGAGCTCGTCTTATCACCCAGCGATTATGGTTTAATTGCGGCGATCCTTGTAGTATTAATAGTAGTAATAGTATAA
- a CDS encoding acetyl-CoA C-acetyltransferase has product MREVVIVSAVRTPVGSFLGALGQTAAVDLGAIVIKEAIKRAGITPDQVDEVIMGNVLQAGLGQNPARHASLKAGIPQEVPSWTLNKVCGSGIKSVVCAAQAIISEDADIVVAGGMESMSLAPYALLKARTGYRMGNSSIVDIMINDGLTDAMNNVHMGITAENIAEQFGFSREEQDRYAVSSQNRAEAAIKAGKFEEEIVPVSIPQRKGDPIVVSQDEFPRFGATYEALAKLKGAFKKDGTVTAGNASGINDGAAAVVVMAKEKSLELGLTPLATISSWSSAGVDPLIMGTGPIPASRKALEKAGLKIEDIDLVEANEAFASQTLSVANGLGLDIDKTNVNGGAISIGHPVGASGTRILVTLLHEMKRKNAHTGLATLCIGGGQGIALIVER; this is encoded by the coding sequence GTGAGAGAAGTAGTAATCGTAAGTGCTGTTCGAACACCAGTAGGTTCTTTTTTAGGTGCATTAGGGCAAACAGCTGCTGTCGATTTAGGGGCAATTGTTATTAAGGAAGCCATAAAAAGAGCAGGTATTACACCCGATCAAGTTGATGAGGTTATTATGGGCAACGTGTTACAAGCTGGGCTGGGTCAAAACCCCGCTCGCCATGCGTCCCTAAAAGCAGGAATACCTCAGGAAGTTCCTTCCTGGACCCTTAACAAAGTATGCGGTTCTGGAATTAAGTCTGTAGTTTGTGCGGCTCAAGCTATAATATCAGAGGACGCTGATATAGTTGTAGCAGGCGGTATGGAGAGCATGTCTCTAGCGCCTTATGCACTTCTAAAAGCTCGTACAGGGTATCGGATGGGGAATAGCAGCATTGTTGATATCATGATTAATGATGGCTTAACAGATGCTATGAACAATGTTCATATGGGAATTACGGCAGAAAACATTGCTGAACAGTTTGGTTTTTCCCGAGAAGAACAAGATCGATATGCGGTATCCAGCCAAAATCGCGCGGAGGCTGCTATTAAAGCTGGAAAGTTTGAAGAGGAAATTGTACCTGTGTCTATTCCGCAGCGTAAAGGAGATCCCATTGTTGTCTCTCAGGATGAGTTTCCACGTTTTGGTGCAACCTATGAAGCTCTTGCTAAACTAAAAGGCGCGTTTAAAAAAGATGGAACCGTTACTGCAGGAAATGCCTCAGGGATTAATGATGGAGCCGCTGCTGTCGTCGTTATGGCCAAAGAGAAATCTTTAGAATTAGGCTTAACGCCTCTAGCTACTATCTCATCATGGAGTTCGGCAGGTGTAGATCCCCTGATTATGGGAACTGGCCCTATTCCAGCAAGCCGGAAGGCCTTAGAAAAGGCAGGACTTAAAATCGAAGATATCGATCTCGTAGAGGCTAACGAAGCATTTGCATCTCAAACTCTAAGTGTTGCTAATGGGTTGGGACTTGATATCGACAAAACGAATGTAAACGGTGGAGCCATTTCCATTGGACACCCTGTTGGCGCTTCAGGAACTCGAATTCTCGTGACCTTATTGCATGAAATGAAACGAAAAAATGCCCATACTGGATTAGCCACCTTATGTATTGGCGGAGGTCAAGGGATCGCCTTAATTGTAGAACGTTAG
- a CDS encoding CoA transferase subunit A — protein MSSVSKVMTMHEAISKFVHDGDHIALGGFVTNKKPYAAVHEIIRQGIKDLYLEGGPGGGDTDMLIGAGCVKVLFNSYMANSGFTQVSRRFRKYVEQGKILWEDYSLDVQPLMYHAAALGLPYVAVKNMLGTSLIDKWGIPEEVYKSDPKLPPFKLKVEHNPFNPEEKVCLLPTPKIDVGIIHVQQAASDGTCRIDGPIFIDPDVAMAATHCIVTCEQIVHHNELRDEPWRNQLPNIIPDAVVEVPHGAHPSQCTNYYDYDAMYLRMYDKVSADDDLFEEFLNEWIRGTKDHAEYLDKLGASRLMQLKVKNGFNYVPGLKRR, from the coding sequence GTGAGTTCTGTAAGCAAAGTGATGACAATGCATGAGGCGATAAGCAAGTTTGTTCACGATGGAGATCACATTGCGTTGGGCGGATTCGTAACTAACAAAAAACCGTATGCAGCGGTACATGAGATTATCCGACAAGGTATTAAAGATCTGTATCTCGAGGGCGGGCCTGGTGGTGGAGACACTGACATGCTCATCGGGGCAGGGTGTGTCAAGGTGCTTTTTAACTCCTATATGGCCAATTCTGGCTTTACTCAGGTCAGCCGTCGTTTCCGCAAGTATGTAGAGCAAGGTAAGATCCTTTGGGAAGACTACTCCTTGGATGTACAACCACTGATGTACCATGCGGCAGCTTTGGGGTTACCCTATGTCGCTGTTAAAAATATGCTCGGAACTAGCTTGATCGACAAATGGGGTATTCCGGAAGAAGTTTATAAAAGTGATCCCAAACTCCCGCCCTTCAAATTGAAAGTAGAACATAACCCTTTTAATCCTGAAGAGAAGGTATGCTTATTACCGACACCTAAAATCGATGTTGGAATAATTCACGTTCAACAAGCCGCTTCAGATGGTACTTGTAGAATTGATGGTCCTATCTTCATAGACCCTGATGTAGCTATGGCTGCTACGCATTGTATTGTCACTTGCGAACAAATCGTACATCATAATGAATTGCGTGATGAACCTTGGAGAAATCAGCTGCCTAATATAATACCCGATGCAGTGGTTGAGGTACCCCACGGTGCTCATCCCAGTCAGTGCACGAACTATTATGATTATGATGCCATGTATTTGCGGATGTATGATAAAGTTAGCGCTGACGATGATCTTTTTGAAGAATTTCTTAATGAATGGATTCGTGGTACAAAAGACCACGCTGAATATTTAGATAAACTTGGTGCCAGTCGTTTAATGCAACTAAAGGTTAAGAATGGATTCAACTACGTACCTGGATTGAAGAGGAGATGA